Proteins from a genomic interval of Capsicum annuum cultivar UCD-10X-F1 chromosome 4, UCD10Xv1.1, whole genome shotgun sequence:
- the LOC124897645 gene encoding uncharacterized protein LOC124897645 translates to MELWMESSQMTDSVLISICNISVWQVFSLWRNNLSGILPREICNLIKMQFLYLEKNRFTGGIHKEMSNLIESEVHDCYDTNRGPSRDEHLEPQRPGRPCLSGGIPYNFTAFTEYLISVAAKIGVLLREEHTRSHSRVPQPKSIHYVVVGLMITKQGSKR, encoded by the exons ATGGAGTTATGGATGGAGAGCAGCCAGATGACCGACTCTGTCCTGATCTCCATATGCAATATCTCGGTGTGGCAAGTTTTTTCACTGTGGAGAAACAATCTTAGTGGAATCTTACCACGGGAGATTTGCAACTTAATCAAGATGCAATTTTTATATCTTGAAAAAAATAGGTTTACCG GTGGAATACACAAAGAGATGAGCAATCTAATTGAGTCGGAGGTACATGATTGTTATGACACGAAccgaggccctagccgtgatgagcatctCGAACCACAAAGGCCCGGACGCCCTtgtctatctg gtggtataccctacaatttcacAGCTTTCACCGAGTACCTTATCTCAGTTGCTGCCAAGATAGGAGTACTACTGAGGGAAgagcacacaagatcacacagcagggtgccacaACCCAAATCAATTCACTATGTCGTGGTTGGGCTCatgatcacaaagcagggctccaaaCGATAA